Genomic segment of Rutidosis leptorrhynchoides isolate AG116_Rl617_1_P2 unplaced genomic scaffold, CSIRO_AGI_Rlap_v1 contig239, whole genome shotgun sequence:
TATTCGAGCATTGACTGCACACATGACACATCATTAGTATTTAAAATATTTATCTTATTTGTACAAATTATATTCAGGTAATTGGAATTTGCCAGTAAATGAGTTGGAATATACAAACTGAATAAAGGGGAAGATTTTTGAGCTTCAGCATAGCTCTCTAGTCTCTGCCCAGCTCTACTCTActctaatattttattttatttattattattatttttttttttgagaataaGCTCTACTGTAATAAGTAGAAAATATGAAACCAACTTTTGTTTAATGGAATATGGTATTTTATCGCAAGTCATTCTTGGCTACACGAAAGAGAGAGGGAGGTAATCTTCCCTGCCCATTCCGCTTTAAACGAGTAATAGAATGGGCAAGTTGATTGCCTTCTCTTCTAACAAAAGCAAAAGTGCAGGAATTGAAACTGCTAGCAAGAGATTGTAATCGACCGAATTCTGGGGCgagcttcagattcttcgcccagGCAATCAACTAAGAGACGCTTGACCGTTAAAAGTTGCAGCAGAGGGAAGCATACAAGACTTGTTGGCCCAAACACCATTTCGGTTTTTCCATATAATCCATAAGGCTAAATTCAACAAATTCCATTTTCTAGAGTCTAGGATTTTATACATTCTCAGAAACCAGTCAAACAAGAATTTATTACTCCAAGCTAAAACATTGAGATCAGGAAAAACCAGTCTCCAAATTCTGGAATCCCAGGGACAGCTTAGGAATAAATGAGCATGAGATTCTGGAGAGTAAGAACATATCGGGCAACGTAGATCTGTATTCCACGTTTGTTCAAGGTATCCTTTGTGGCAAGACTGAGATGCCCCACACGCCAAAGAAACAACTTAATTTTTGGCATGACAGATAAATTCCAGATGATTGACCAAAGTTCCCCAGGAGCAGTCCTGTAAAAAAGGCCGGTTTGAAGGTCTTGGTACATAAGCGACGTAAGAGCAGCTACGGACCATGTACACATTGTTTTTCGTGCCTTTCCACACAAAGAGATCATCTTAGTTTGAGAGCATTGGAATTTGAAACAAAGCTAATTTCACGAGCGATTTCATTCCCTTGACAAGCAGAAATTTTTCTCATATTTCATTCGCCATTTTCCAGAAATTGAGAGACCTTGAAAATGCCTTGCTCTGATAAGCAAGAAATCTCGAGATCTGAGAGCCTTCTCCCCCGAATCCAATCTGCCGATAACAAAACCGATCTACCATTACCTATTCGCCAACTTCCACCACCAAGAAAAACAGCTAGCCCTCCTAAGACAGTCCTCCAAGTGTAAGAAGGATTGGAGCCTAAGTTCGCTTCTAAGAAGTGACAATGTGGGATATATTTTTCCTCCAAAGCTCTCACAAGCAAGGAGTTTGGATTTTGAGTCAATCTCTTTAATTTTCCTAATCTGGATCGAGTCAATGTCTGTTAAATATTGGATAGAGCTATGTAGTCTTCACTTTCCTCATCTGAAAGGTCCTTTGGCTTTAGCCCGAGTAGAATCTTTGCCACTTTCTCCGCCATCTTAACGTTCCCATGAAGCTTACAGGAACTTAACAAACTCCTCCATATGATGTCATCAGCTTGAATCGAAATCTCTTTGATGATCTCATATGCTTCTTCCAAATGCCCTGCTCTGCCTAGAAGATCAACAATGCAACCATAGTGTTGTATCTGAGGAACCACACCAAAATTCGTCTCCATTTGGAAAGCAACCAAAGCCCATCTCTGATGAGTCCTCCATGGCAGCAAGCTGAAAACAAGCTAGTGAATGTCATTGCATTTGGTTTGACACCACAAACAACCATTTTATCCAAAAGTTCCAATGCTTCTTTTCCTCGTCCGTGAAAAGCTAGCCCAGTTACCATTGCTGTCCAAGTTAACACATTTTTAACTCTCATTCGAGAAAAAATTGGGTATGCAGTGGTGATAAACCCACATTTCCAGTATATATCAACAAGACCAGTGCCTATATACACATCATTTTCAGGCATGTAAATTGTCTTCTCTATATAACCATGAACCCAAGCTCCAGTTTCAATTACACCCAATTTCGAAACAGCCGAGAGAATGACAACCAACGTAATATGTGTCAATTTCAAGGTCCCACACCCATCTCTCAGCCTGTCCCTAAATAACAACAACCAGTTAAAGGCACACTCTTTTGCTTTCTCACGCTGCGAACAGTAACCTGAAATCATAGCGTTCCACGTGACATTACTCTTcacaggcatttcatcaaacacccttCGAGCGGCTTTAGTTTCCTTGTTACTTGCACAGAAATGGATCAATGTGGTCTGCACTGATAAATTTGACACGAACCCATATTTAAGTATCCGTACATGTATTTGTTTCCCTGTGGATAATGTTGACCGTGAAGGGGTCCGAGCACGGGCACCAAggacaaaaatgtatgtatgatcaTCGAAAACTAAGGTCTATTTGAAACCCAGTGGGCAAAAACTTGGATTGAGTGGTTTGGTTGAGTACAACGTAAGAAAGTGTTGAAGACAAACGAGTTTGGGTCGTCCAAGTGAGTGAATAGTAAGTGAGCATAGTGCGTGTTCTGTGATGAAGCACAGTATTGTTCAACTAATTTGGCTATCAGAGAAGGTGTTTGGAGGCCATTGATGATGACTTGAGCATGGATTTGTTTGAGGTTTTGAGTTGCTAGAGGTTTCAGGTTTAAGAGTGATGGGATTGGGCACCACCTGACTCTAGGGAGCGAGCTCATGACATGAATCATGAGACACGCCGGCGGCGAGACTTCGGATTAGGAACAATCAATTTTACCTTATTACATCCGTCATccttatattatgtaaactttatcATTTATACCCTCAAACTTTTATGTCATCCGAGTCCTCAATTTGAATTCCGTTAAAATGATCATGTGGCATTTACAAAGCTTCACCTCCTACGTGGTCCGACATGATTTCATTGGATATATTGGACACGTGTGCATTTTTTTACGGATATTAGTCGTGAGAGACTAAAGACAGAGATAAAATATCAAACGTCAGGAtccaaaataaaatataaaaaataatgtaGTGTTAAAAATCAAACATGAAGACCGACCGTTTAGTTTTTCCTTTATATAAACGTTTGATAAAGTAATGGTGGGTCTAAATTTTGTCTGAAACAAGAAATTGATGACAATGACCAAGAGGCTTGATCACGGTAGCTCAATAAAACCTGGCAGTAGCTGGCTGGTAATTACAGTGGACAGCATATTCAGAATCTGGATAAGCTAAATTATGTGCAGTCAATCATTCACCCATTCATGGGCAAAAAATAACATTAAATGCAACTCAAGTGAATTGTCAAAAGGAAGTCCTAAGAATGTGACAAAGAAAGAGACAAAGTaagtaggccaacttccaaaaaatAAAAATCCATTCTTTCTGTAAAATTTCAGGTTGATAGTGTTGACTGCATGATACATGGACCATGGGAAATGTCACTCTTCATATTACATCGGCAGTAGCGTAGGTGTTTGAAATGATGGATTAAAAAACCCTAAGGAAATGCAGACAAAGAATCTCCTGTCCTAACTAGCAAAATATCTCCATTATTGCATTTTCATCCTCAGTTCGTGTCGTTTCGATCATGGGATACATGTACGAACCATGCCTCAATACGTAAAAGCTTTAATGAACAGTAGAAAATCTATTCCATGGGTAAAACTACCCATCACCCAAGCATTATCCTACTAGGGAAGATGGAACTATTTCTCATTTATATTTAGCGGATaatttagtacttacataataattCTCCCACAAACGTTTAGCAGATTAGGGCTCGTTTGGTTCAATGGATAAGGGACGGATTATACAAAATGTTTACTCACCTCTAAATTTAAAGCAAGCACTCACATGTTGCTACTTTCCTTATGCATGGTGCTTCAAAGATGAGTCGAGAAAGAAGGAATGAATATACTTATTTTTGCTGAAACTTCGTTTTCCAATAATTAAGAGATTGTTCAGAGGAATACAGAATAGCCTAAAATCTGCTCATAAAAAAACTATATTAGAATTTCACAAGGCATAAATTAACATTGAACTACTTACCACTGTTGCTAGATCCATTATATCCTCAAGAAATGTACAAAAAGAATACTCAGAATAAAAGCAAAATGTAAGATTACAACAGGGAGGGTGCTGCTCTGAACTGTCACAGGTTATTCGAAGCATATACGACCACCGATCCTTGAAGATCACGATAGAATGGAAAAATATTTTAACCTGCCAATGTTAGAATGTAAATTAGCACAAGCATGGAAAAGTATCAAAATATGACAAAAAGATGTTATAACTAAGGATCAACGTCTTGGATGCACCTCTCTGAAAGAATGTGAAAGAAGAAATCTCTTATAGGTATTTCCTCCGATTCGAACAAGACAACGTGGCTCGGAATAGACCAGTTTTTCGCAAGTGCGGACACAAAACCATTAGGGTCCACCATGAACCGGTCTGACTCATCCAGAATTCCTTTCTCTTCACTGAGCCACAAAATATCCACAAAACACAATAAAATTCTAATCAAGCTTGTACGAAAGGAGAGGGAAGGAAGAAAGTAGATGAAATGACCCAATTGAAGAGACAGAATACTAACCTTGGAGAGCAACCCAAAAATGTCATCGGCAAATTTTGATGCAAACTAGAGTAGTAAGGAGTAGCGTGGCACGGcattaaaaataaaatacttttcaCCTTGTCATTTCGAGCTTCTTCAGATAAATAGTTCATAACATCCTCAGTTTCTCTCTATCCATGACGGGGAAAAAACAATTAAATTTGATTTCGAAATATAACTCTCCATAAAGAAATATAAAAGAAGGAACTTTTGTAGATTTCTCTGGCAATTTTAATGTAAAAGTTAAAGGCATTGAAAGGAAGATAAAAAAAACTCAGCCGGTTAAACAGAAAACATTGGTTCACTAAATACTAAACTAAATCAAATCAGAATGCATATTATAGTTTTAAAGAGATACAGAAACACAAGAGCATGTAACATCCATTTATGAAGTGATTGAAAAGGTAGTCGATTCACCTGGTGAACCAAACTCATATATAAGGCCATCGGAATATTGGTGACAAGTAAAAAGAAGATGGCAACTTTTAACTGTGAAGGCCATTTGACACGACGGCTTGAAGATTTATTTCCtctagtattaagaccttggaaaACAGCCAGTGAATATCCAGAGAATATCAAAGCTATTGGAAGCACGGGAAGGACAAACCTGTATCCAATACTCTAATTAGAGAAAATTATATCATATGCTAAGAAAAAACGGTAGCCACAAAATGATACACAAGAAAGAGTACCTAAATTCCTTATGACCAAGAATACTATAAAGTCCTAAAACCCATGCAATAAGGCCAGAAAGCTTCCAACATTTAGACTTCATGATGCCCGCAATGCAAAATGGCACGAAAGTAAAAAGCATGACAGAAAATCCCTGGGTGAAGTACCAATGCCACTTGTGAGTTCCATAATAATCTCCTCCAGATGAAATAAAATTGAACTTCAGAAAATTAAGTGGCACCAAGATCCATGATCCGTACATCCAACGGTCCGCTAAACATATTAGAGCAAACACCAGCCCCCTGAAAATAAGCGTCTCAGTTATAATATGCCAACATAATATAACAAGTTTGTATCTAAGGACACAAGATCATATACATATAGTGGCTAGAATCAAATTTCCCTGACCCATCAAGGTTCAAGTTCAACCCAGGCCATAATTGAGTTCATATGCAAATTGTAATTCTAATTTTCTAACCTGGATTAAATAAAACATTAATTACTTTACAGAATAAAAGGACCAAGGGCCAAAACATTCAATTTTTTTTCCGAGGATGACATCGAAAGAGTGATAACCTTTAAGCTATCAGACAAAGTAAGATCAAGCAATACCTACCCAATCGGGACCACCTCAAGAAGAATAAATTTCAAATGATCTCTGGACAAGAACAGCTCAAGTAGGCCCACATAGACCCATGTGATAGCACTCGTTGGACGCATTCCACAAGCTAATGCTGCAACAACCAAGCCCCACCTCCTCGAGGGAACTTCACTTGAAGAAATTCTCATGCACGGCCAGTAGTATAGGCCAACAAGGGTGAGAACAGTCTCCAAAGAATTGGAAAAGGTACGTGTGATACAAAATAACATGAACCAATTTGCCAATTGAGAAAATAGCTGCGACAGATTAAATGTGGAAGTCAGATATCAAAGAGAATTAGAAGAGGTTTGCGTGATAAAGCTCATGAACCATAACGATACATTCAGTATATCAAATTGACCTCcaaaaaaaacataaaaagaaattcTGATCCAAACACGAAGGAAATTGGCATAAGCTTACCGCCCATTTTGCAACATGATTACCAAAGAGGGCATGAGAAAGTTTGTACAAGTATAAGTCGCCCACTGCAGCAAATACAGACTGTAACAGCCTTGGAGCCTTCATCTGCCCCAAATTAAAAAAAGTAGATTACTATAATTTTTTAATAACCATGCTTGTTGGAACATTTATTAATAAGAGGTAAGAAAGGAAAAACTCCATCAGTGTTATACAAAGTTCGCAATTTCTTAGTTTTCCGTAAAAACTAGCCATTTAACCAGAATCCAATCATACATACAGCCATCTTACTATATATCTATTTACGTAACCATTATGCATAACCTTGGCGACATAGTAATTTAAAGATGAAGCATAAATCACTGACTAACCATACTTACACATTGTTCAAGCCTGTTAACTTCATACGCAAGTTCATGTGGAactaagttataaaaatacaaaacaTATAATCACAGTAAAATAGTTAGAATAGTTACCATGAACCAAGGCGTGTCAAGACCTAAAAAGACAAGGACTTTATAAAGCAAAACAAATATCATAGGATGCAAGTAGCTTCTTATCCCCTTTTTCCACTCCCATGTCAAATGACCATAACTGATATACCAATTTCAATGTCACCATCAGTTTCAGCTCACAAAGAAAAACACCTTTTCACTACTTGGAAAACAAAGTGAATTTCAATAGAATTATGCATGGATAAAAAGAAGAAACAGAGGCTTACCCGAAGACTATACGATGGGCAACTTTAAGAGCTTGCCAATGCTCATCTGGGTTGAAGTAAGTTTGGATCAGTAATGCGTTTGCTGCTCGAAAAGCCAAACAAAATGCGAATATTTTCTTGGTTGCTGAGGAAAAAGATTCGAGCTTTGATCGGACTTGTTTTCTTTTCCATATGATGTTGGGTTTTGAATTTTGCTagctgatgatgatgaagaatcaaAATCATATTGTTGTCTCTGTCTCATTCTGCTTCTGCAACGTATAAGATTCAGACACAAGAGTTGAAATGATTAATGTTCGTATGAATCGTATTGAAGATTGCGACAGTAAATTTGGGAAAGTTTTCATATTTCAAATTTTGGGGATTGGTTTTAAGAAGACGGAATGAGAAAAATGGGAATACAACACGAATCTTACGCTGGAGAAAAATGGGATACAATCGAAGACTAAGTTTTGTTTTGAAACCCAGTTGGCAAAAACTTGGATTGGATTGAGTGGTTTGGTTGATTACAAAGGTAAGAAAGTGTTGAGGTGAGGACAAGCGAGTTTGGGCGGCGAGACTTCGATTTAGGAACAAGTGTTCAATCAATTTTACATTATTACATCCTTCATCCTTATTTTATGTAAACTTATCATTTATACCCTCAAACTTTAATGTGTGGCATCCGAGACCTCaattcgaataccgttaaaaaagatCATGTGCCAAATTACACTACTGTACTTAAAACTGTTCTGGTGTTGGTGTGGCATTTACAGAGATTGGCAGGCACTTTATTTCAAATCACAAATGACCCAaactaatttttatttattaaatcctTTCCTCTATGTTTCATTGTTTTGATTTTAaggttattatataataattaataaaataaatg
This window contains:
- the LOC139882171 gene encoding mannosyltransferase APTG1-like, with product MIFVLLYKVLVFLGLDTPWFMMKAPRLLQSVFAAVGDLYLYKLSHALFGNHVAKWALFSQLANWFMLFCITRTFSNSLETVLTLVGLYYWPCMRISSSEVPSRRWGLVVAALACGMRPTSAITWVYVGLLELFLSRDHLKFILLEVVPIGGLVFALICLADRWMYGSWILVPLNFLKFNFISSGGDYYGTHKWHWYFTQGFSVMLFTFVPFCIAGIMKSKCWKLSGLIAWVLGLYSILGHKEFRFVLPVLPIALIFSGYSLAVFQGLNTRGNKSSSRRVKWPSQLKVAIFFLLVTNIPMALYMSLVHQRETEDVMNYLSEEARNDKVKSILFLMPCHATPYYSSLHQNLPMTFLGCSPSEEKGILDESDRFMVDPNGFVSALAKNWSIPSHVVLFESEEIPIRDFFFHILSERLKYFSILS
- the LOC139882174 gene encoding LOW QUALITY PROTEIN: pentatricopeptide repeat-containing protein At3g18970-like (The sequence of the model RefSeq protein was modified relative to this genomic sequence to represent the inferred CDS: inserted 2 bases in 2 codons) — encoded protein: MSSLPRVRWCPIPSLLNLKPLATQNLKQIHAQVIINGLQTPSLIAKLVEQYCASSQNTHYAHLLFTHLDDPNSFVFNTFLRCTQPNHSIQVFAHWVSNXTLVFDDHTYIFVLGARARTPSRSTLSTGKQIHVRILKYGFVSNLSVQTTLIHFCASNKETKAARRVFDEMPVKSNVTWNAMISGYCSQREKAKECAFNWLLLFRDRLRDGCGTLKLTHITLVVILSAVSKLGVIETGAWVHGYIEKTIYMPENDVYIGTGLVDIYWKCGFITTAYPIFSRMRVKNVLTWTAMVTGLAFHGRGKEALELLDKMVVCGVKPNAMTFTSLFSACCHGGLIRDGLWLLXQMETNFGVVPQIQHYGCIVDLLGRAGHLEEAYEIIKEISIQADDIIWRSLLSSCKLHGNVKMAEKVAKILLGLKPKDLSDEESEDYIALSNI